A region of uncultured Draconibacterium sp. DNA encodes the following proteins:
- a CDS encoding histidine kinase: protein MKKFLLIATLILFITQLVCGQNPFITNYTIADGLPTNKVFCVLQDKNDFMWFGTSAGLVRFDGTSYVRYTTKDGMSYNRIARMKEDMEGRIWCLNIDGSVNFIYKNKVFNEKNAPFLSEIKTDFYYHDLFQDKDSTIYLYNGTGEVSVIKGNRFIDYLPSSLNGAVIFNITRNTNNNLLFWDSNRIVEKSTVDELVENHPLDFNVTRVTTSPDGVTYVCDMDGNIHLFQGSRLISKNFVHIDAQVVNDMLVKDELLWVSTFDNGLYCFKNDSLIFHHAMNKIQNLVLDAQNNLWTSSTTYGVFKINDGILKYQTIEAEEFDEKGVRAIAPSNNDFLWLTNGESIYILKNGKLFDKKIAVGEYILDQITQLSDNTLLVSGINTPLYIYRNLRIDPKNNTIRYDDFNKSNIHVKKPVVDPSESRVNFYLNDNLFFRELKGNYPQFRVNFTDWGRIRNMFLNYKNDLIVNGNSNHVVSNGQISTDSTYSAFDGKWIASNITIDSTTEVLQIEEADNSELVLIHRDSTYSLINNLEDHISLNIKDMTYYEKTLFLFNQQTVYFISNPTEVIRGETAVLNRLNINFNNINDLYCQNEILYVASDNGLTLIPVSECVNAVLIPTKPYFSKVEVDEKEIDLANGEIEYKSKDRLNIEFSSLNFSSSPSNYAYMLDGVNSNWITGTEKQVVYFNLKPGHYTFKLKSRKNMEPYSEVIELPITVVPTFFQRIITRIGALLILLIIGFLMVRSYYRRQLREREKDNQLVTLENRALQSMMNPHFIFNSLGSIQKFLLQNKSEEAGAYLSRFARLIRQTMNSIKSNSVLLDDEVERLRNYIELEQFRMENHFDFSVLLDEQLQQDDYFIPSMIVQPFVENAIWHGISQLSGNGIITIRFIYVNEKSIRIIIEDNGIGFEKSKAFSKTKSHLNMASNLTQKRIQLIGEKYQVKTQLSYEELYPGETNPGAKITLLVPIVE, encoded by the coding sequence GTGAAAAAATTCCTGTTAATAGCTACACTAATTTTATTTATCACCCAGCTTGTTTGCGGACAAAATCCGTTTATAACAAACTATACAATTGCTGACGGATTGCCCACCAACAAAGTGTTTTGTGTACTGCAGGATAAGAATGATTTTATGTGGTTCGGCACTTCGGCCGGTTTGGTTCGTTTTGATGGCACAAGCTATGTCCGGTACACCACTAAAGACGGGATGAGCTACAACCGTATCGCCCGCATGAAAGAAGACATGGAAGGAAGAATTTGGTGTCTGAACATTGATGGTTCGGTTAATTTTATCTATAAAAACAAGGTTTTCAATGAAAAAAATGCTCCTTTCCTGAGCGAAATAAAAACCGACTTTTATTACCACGATTTGTTTCAGGATAAAGACTCAACCATATACCTGTACAATGGTACCGGAGAAGTTTCGGTTATAAAAGGCAACCGTTTTATCGACTATCTGCCATCAAGTTTAAACGGAGCTGTAATCTTCAACATTACCCGAAACACAAATAATAATCTCCTGTTTTGGGATAGTAACCGCATAGTTGAAAAAAGCACTGTTGATGAGTTAGTAGAAAATCACCCGCTTGATTTTAATGTTACCCGGGTTACCACATCACCCGACGGAGTTACCTATGTATGCGATATGGATGGGAACATTCACCTGTTTCAGGGCTCGCGACTGATTTCGAAAAACTTTGTGCACATTGATGCACAGGTGGTAAACGACATGTTGGTGAAGGATGAATTATTATGGGTGTCGACATTCGACAATGGTTTGTATTGTTTTAAAAACGACAGCCTTATTTTTCATCATGCGATGAATAAAATTCAAAACCTGGTGCTCGATGCTCAAAACAATTTATGGACAAGTTCAACTACCTACGGTGTTTTTAAAATAAACGACGGCATCTTAAAATACCAGACCATCGAGGCCGAAGAGTTTGATGAGAAAGGAGTAAGAGCGATAGCACCATCAAATAACGATTTTTTGTGGCTTACCAATGGCGAGTCCATATATATTTTAAAAAATGGAAAGCTATTCGATAAAAAAATAGCTGTTGGTGAGTATATACTCGATCAAATCACTCAGTTAAGCGACAATACATTGCTGGTAAGTGGTATTAACACACCATTGTACATTTACAGGAATCTTAGAATCGATCCGAAAAACAACACCATTAGATACGACGATTTTAACAAGTCGAATATTCATGTTAAGAAACCGGTAGTCGATCCATCCGAATCGAGAGTGAATTTTTATTTAAACGACAATTTATTTTTTCGCGAACTTAAAGGAAACTACCCGCAATTTCGCGTAAACTTTACCGACTGGGGACGAATACGCAATATGTTTCTGAATTACAAAAATGATCTGATTGTAAATGGAAACTCGAACCATGTTGTTTCAAACGGCCAAATTTCAACCGATTCAACCTACAGTGCCTTCGACGGGAAATGGATCGCATCGAACATTACCATCGACTCAACCACCGAAGTCCTTCAAATTGAAGAAGCCGACAATTCGGAACTTGTTTTAATACATCGCGATTCAACCTACAGTCTTATCAATAATCTCGAAGATCATATCAGTCTGAACATAAAAGATATGACTTACTATGAGAAGACGCTTTTTCTGTTTAACCAGCAAACGGTTTATTTTATTTCAAATCCAACAGAAGTTATCCGGGGCGAAACGGCAGTACTTAACCGTCTAAATATCAATTTCAACAATATTAACGACCTGTATTGCCAAAACGAAATTTTATATGTTGCCTCCGATAACGGGCTGACACTTATTCCGGTAAGCGAATGCGTTAATGCCGTTTTGATCCCTACAAAACCTTATTTTTCGAAAGTAGAAGTCGACGAGAAAGAGATAGATTTGGCCAACGGAGAAATCGAATATAAAAGCAAAGACCGCTTAAATATTGAATTTTCGAGTCTTAATTTCTCATCGTCGCCATCAAACTATGCCTACATGCTCGATGGCGTAAATAGCAATTGGATTACCGGTACCGAAAAACAAGTGGTGTACTTTAATCTTAAACCCGGGCACTACACATTTAAGCTAAAATCGAGAAAAAATATGGAACCCTACAGCGAAGTTATCGAACTTCCTATTACCGTAGTTCCTACTTTCTTTCAACGAATAATTACAAGAATCGGGGCACTGCTCATTTTGTTGATTATAGGATTTCTAATGGTTAGAAGCTACTATCGCCGTCAACTTCGCGAGCGCGAAAAAGATAACCAGCTGGTTACCCTCGAAAACCGCGCTCTACAATCGATGATGAATCCCCATTTTATTTTCAATTCGTTGGGGTCGATTCAGAAGTTTTTACTACAGAATAAATCGGAAGAAGCAGGGGCTTATCTTTCGCGATTTGCACGACTGATAAGGCAAACCATGAATTCTATTAAATCGAACTCCGTATTACTGGATGACGAAGTGGAACGTTTGAGAAACTATATCGAACTGGAGCAATTCAGAATGGAAAACCATTTCGATTTCAGTGTTCTTCTCGACGAGCAATTGCAGCAAGACGATTATTTCATTCCGTCGATGATTGTACAACCGTTTGTTGAAAATGCCATTTGGCACGGCATTTCACAACTATCGGGCAACGGAATAATTACCATCCGTTTTATATACGTAAATGAAAAAAGTATTCGCATAATAATTGAAGATAATGGTATTGGTTTCGAGAAATCAAAAGCATTCTCAAAAACGAAAAGCCACCTTAACATGGCTTCCAACCTCACTCAAAAAAGGATTCAACTAATTGGCGAAAAATACCAGGTAAAAACCCAACTTAGTTACGAAGAACTTTACCCGGGCGAAACAAATCCGGGAGCAAAAATTACACTTTTGGTGCCAATAGTTGAATAA
- a CDS encoding DsrE family protein produces MTVSAVAQTEGQKIIIDVTSTDLKVYQSVMLSAKLISSGNPKTKLEVIVYGEALPMLMKDQSNVAGEIAKYMNNDNVVFTACELSMNLLQVDKNQLLSGVGTVENAVVEIVNKQALDWGYIKAGN; encoded by the coding sequence TTGACCGTTTCAGCCGTTGCGCAGACAGAAGGTCAAAAAATAATTATTGATGTAACAAGTACCGATCTAAAAGTTTATCAATCGGTTATGCTTAGCGCTAAATTAATTTCGTCTGGAAATCCGAAGACAAAACTGGAAGTTATTGTTTATGGTGAAGCCTTACCCATGCTGATGAAAGATCAGTCGAATGTGGCCGGTGAAATTGCAAAGTACATGAACAACGACAATGTAGTATTTACAGCATGTGAACTAAGCATGAATTTACTACAGGTGGATAAGAATCAACTTCTGAGCGGAGTGGGTACAGTAGAAAATGCTGTTGTTGAAATTGTGAATAAGCAGGCTTTAGATTGGGGATATATTAAGGCCGGAAATTAG
- a CDS encoding peroxiredoxin family protein, with amino-acid sequence MKTIITILLVLVFVPVFSQPYAKVKAGDKIIDFNARLIDGSEVPLNKLYNESPLVLIILRGWPEYQCPVCTRQVGEFVAEAEQFKKYGARVLMIYPGPSEVLQEKAEEFAEDFTFPEGFYFALDPNYSMVNEYGLRWDAPKETAYPSTFVIDKAGKVRFAKVSSSHGGRADVEEVVAALKDL; translated from the coding sequence ATGAAAACAATTATTACCATTTTATTAGTCTTAGTTTTTGTCCCGGTATTTTCGCAACCTTATGCTAAGGTAAAAGCCGGAGATAAAATCATTGATTTTAATGCGCGATTAATTGACGGTAGCGAAGTTCCACTTAACAAATTATATAATGAGTCGCCGCTTGTTCTGATTATTCTCAGGGGTTGGCCTGAATACCAGTGTCCGGTTTGTACACGCCAGGTGGGGGAGTTTGTTGCTGAAGCTGAACAGTTTAAAAAGTACGGTGCCAGGGTTCTTATGATTTATCCCGGACCATCAGAGGTGTTGCAGGAAAAAGCTGAGGAATTTGCTGAAGACTTTACTTTTCCTGAAGGATTTTATTTTGCGCTTGATCCGAACTACTCAATGGTAAACGAATACGGTTTAAGGTGGGACGCCCCAAAAGAAACAGCTTATCCATCAACATTTGTAATTGACAAGGCGGGTAAAGTGCGTTTTGCCAAAGTAAGTTCAAGTCACGGAGGAAGAGCCGATGTGGAAGAAGTTGTGGCAGCTTTAAAGGATCTATAA
- a CDS encoding LytTR family DNA-binding domain-containing protein → MTNYNAIIIDDEKNVQEALKILLQRNCPNINICDTASSASQGRELLNQWDVQLIFLDISMPGENGFDFLDSIPKEDYAIIFTTAYEEYALRAIKTNAIDYLLKPIDAEELKEAVTKATSHLDLRRQNQDIQKTYGESLNNLTLQATEGFVFAPKITVIEKFGFKIIEVDKIRYIEADGAYSVIHLSGLDKVVSSKPVGEIEKILDPSIFVRIHKSTLINLNFLQGFSSFEGNYAIMDDQTELAISRRKYTEFKEAVSKYSKSIE, encoded by the coding sequence ATGACTAACTACAACGCCATAATTATCGACGACGAAAAGAATGTGCAGGAGGCTTTAAAGATCTTACTTCAGCGCAATTGTCCGAATATTAACATTTGCGATACGGCAAGCTCGGCCAGCCAGGGACGCGAATTATTAAACCAATGGGATGTGCAATTGATCTTCCTCGATATTTCGATGCCCGGAGAAAACGGGTTCGATTTTCTGGACAGTATTCCGAAAGAAGATTACGCCATTATTTTTACCACAGCCTACGAAGAATATGCCTTACGCGCCATTAAAACAAACGCTATTGATTACCTGCTAAAACCCATCGATGCAGAGGAGTTAAAGGAAGCAGTAACCAAAGCAACATCGCACCTCGATCTTCGCAGGCAAAACCAGGACATACAAAAAACGTATGGCGAATCATTAAATAATCTTACCCTCCAGGCTACCGAAGGATTTGTATTTGCCCCAAAAATAACGGTAATCGAAAAATTTGGTTTTAAAATTATCGAAGTAGATAAGATAAGATATATTGAAGCTGATGGAGCTTACTCAGTGATTCATTTATCGGGGTTGGATAAAGTAGTTTCGAGCAAACCGGTTGGAGAGATTGAAAAAATTCTCGATCCTTCCATATTTGTTCGCATCCATAAATCCACGTTGATAAATTTAAATTTTCTTCAGGGATTTTCGAGTTTCGAAGGTAACTACGCTATTATGGACGATCAAACAGAATTGGCCATTTCGCGCAGAAAATACACCGAGTTTAAGGAAGCTGTTTCAAAATATTCCAAATCAATTGAATAG
- a CDS encoding mechanosensitive ion channel domain-containing protein encodes MNEQVTDYLEKAYDLIITYGLKVIAAIVVLILGFWIIKTITRRTTKIMEKRNVNVSVSGFLGSMINILLKVMLLISVAKMVGIETTSFIAVLGAAGLAVGMAMQGTLANFAAGVMILAFKPFKVGDLIVSQGHLGTVKEIHIFVTILLTPENKTVILPNASVSGNDIVNYTTEGLIRVDMDFGISYGSNIKQAKDVLLKIIESHPKVLKDPAPFVGVKGLGDSSVNLAVRPYTLPADYWVVYFDVYEAGKVALDEAGITIPFPQMDVHLDKLEK; translated from the coding sequence ATGAATGAGCAAGTAACAGATTATCTTGAAAAGGCCTATGATTTAATAATTACCTACGGTTTAAAGGTAATTGCAGCCATTGTAGTTCTGATACTGGGTTTTTGGATTATAAAAACTATTACCAGGAGAACTACAAAAATTATGGAGAAACGTAACGTTAATGTTTCGGTAAGCGGTTTTCTTGGAAGTATGATAAACATTCTTCTAAAGGTGATGCTTTTGATCAGTGTTGCCAAAATGGTAGGGATCGAAACCACGTCGTTTATTGCGGTGCTTGGTGCTGCCGGACTTGCCGTTGGCATGGCCATGCAGGGAACTCTGGCGAATTTTGCAGCAGGAGTAATGATACTGGCTTTTAAACCCTTTAAAGTGGGCGACTTGATTGTTTCGCAGGGTCACCTTGGAACAGTAAAAGAGATACACATTTTTGTTACTATACTTTTAACGCCCGAAAACAAAACCGTTATCCTGCCAAACGCCTCGGTATCGGGCAACGATATTGTAAACTATACCACTGAAGGTTTGATAAGGGTGGATATGGATTTTGGTATTTCTTACGGATCGAATATAAAACAGGCCAAAGATGTGCTACTGAAAATAATTGAAAGTCATCCGAAAGTGCTGAAAGATCCGGCACCTTTTGTTGGCGTAAAAGGCCTGGGCGACAGTTCGGTAAATCTGGCCGTTCGCCCCTATACATTGCCTGCCGATTACTGGGTAGTATATTTTGATGTGTACGAAGCCGGAAAAGTTGCACTCGATGAGGCCGGAATTACTATTCCTTTCCCTCAAATGGATGTGCATTTAGACAAACTGGAGAAATAA
- a CDS encoding M28 family peptidase: MRKDLFFILLFLFSINSAFAQYTPFYQYTLLPPEVMDEIIGESSGETAINHVIEMVGYQRNRPASEYGSAYFREGKYVLDKLNEYGIAGAKIERFDGGQAWDGIKGELWEVAPDRKKLADYKDIALSLAEGSKPADVTAELIWVEEGLEKDFEGLDVKDKIVVTSGSVSRVHNTAVAKGALGVVAFGSSRELTAPLAIPASGIRSKDATFGFYLTPREGYKLRDRLIHGEKIKVHAVVESQMLPYDLQVPTCVIPGSDPDAGEVILSAHIFEGYTKQGANDNVSGGAAILEVARIINRLVANGQIPQPKRSIRFIWVPEFSGTIPWVSAHADIMDKTLCNINLDMVGLHLKSNNSFFSLMRTTFGNPHYINDVMENYFVYMGEVNREILANRSNKRIANQIIAPSGTDDAFYYQIEQHYGSSDHEVFNNWTTHVPGIMLITWPDMYYHTSQDTPDKLDATQMRRAAVIAAAGAYNIASADEKMAISIAETSFTNGSKRMGIELSRALDELKYADAESFQSSCKKVKAYLETTCKNEIATIQSVTELAPESKMLATQLETLSASTKQIFEANSAILDNQISLTASKLGVEVPSYKLTKLEKEASGFIPVPSEKIKVGAFRVEGAVRGLPKDVQEKYPIKSLASTTELCALINGKNSVLDINKMLNTQHKKESDLQSVLNYCELLKKAELIK, encoded by the coding sequence ATGAGGAAAGATCTCTTTTTTATTTTACTGTTTCTGTTCAGTATTAATAGTGCATTTGCACAATACACACCCTTTTACCAGTACACCTTGCTACCTCCCGAGGTAATGGATGAAATCATCGGAGAATCATCGGGTGAAACAGCAATAAACCATGTAATAGAAATGGTGGGTTATCAGCGTAACCGACCTGCAAGTGAATACGGTTCAGCTTACTTTCGCGAAGGGAAATACGTACTGGACAAATTAAATGAATATGGAATTGCCGGTGCGAAAATTGAACGATTCGATGGAGGACAGGCCTGGGACGGAATAAAAGGAGAATTATGGGAAGTAGCACCCGACAGAAAAAAACTGGCCGATTATAAAGACATCGCCCTTTCGTTGGCAGAAGGAAGCAAACCTGCCGATGTAACTGCCGAATTGATCTGGGTGGAAGAAGGCCTTGAAAAGGACTTTGAAGGATTGGATGTTAAAGACAAAATTGTTGTAACATCAGGATCAGTGAGCAGGGTTCATAATACCGCAGTTGCAAAAGGTGCACTTGGTGTGGTTGCATTCGGTTCAAGCCGCGAGCTTACGGCTCCACTTGCCATCCCCGCCAGTGGAATCAGGAGCAAAGATGCCACTTTTGGTTTTTATCTCACTCCGCGCGAAGGTTACAAATTACGCGACCGCCTGATTCATGGTGAAAAGATAAAAGTACATGCTGTTGTGGAATCACAGATGTTACCTTACGATTTACAGGTACCAACTTGTGTTATTCCGGGCAGCGATCCTGATGCCGGTGAAGTTATTCTTTCGGCACATATTTTCGAAGGCTACACCAAACAGGGAGCTAACGATAACGTTTCGGGTGGCGCAGCCATTCTCGAAGTAGCTCGCATCATCAACCGCTTAGTTGCCAACGGCCAAATTCCACAGCCCAAAAGAAGCATCCGTTTTATCTGGGTACCTGAATTTTCGGGAACCATTCCATGGGTAAGTGCCCATGCTGATATTATGGACAAAACGCTTTGTAATATCAATCTCGACATGGTTGGATTGCATTTAAAAAGTAACAATTCGTTTTTTAGCCTGATGCGCACCACATTTGGAAATCCGCACTATATCAACGACGTGATGGAAAATTACTTTGTGTATATGGGCGAAGTAAACCGCGAAATTCTTGCCAACCGAAGCAATAAAAGAATTGCCAACCAGATTATCGCTCCAAGCGGAACCGATGATGCATTCTACTATCAGATAGAGCAGCATTACGGCTCATCCGACCACGAAGTATTTAATAACTGGACTACGCATGTGCCGGGAATAATGCTAATTACCTGGCCCGATATGTACTACCATACTTCGCAGGATACACCGGATAAACTTGATGCCACACAAATGAGACGCGCAGCTGTTATAGCGGCGGCTGGCGCGTACAACATTGCATCGGCCGACGAAAAAATGGCCATATCGATTGCAGAAACCTCATTTACCAACGGATCGAAAAGAATGGGAATTGAATTGAGCCGTGCTTTGGACGAGCTGAAATATGCCGATGCTGAATCGTTTCAATCGAGCTGTAAAAAAGTGAAAGCTTATCTTGAAACTACCTGTAAAAACGAGATTGCCACAATTCAATCGGTAACAGAACTGGCACCGGAGAGCAAAATGCTGGCGACACAATTGGAAACCTTGTCTGCATCAACCAAGCAGATTTTCGAAGCCAACTCCGCGATTCTCGATAATCAAATTAGCCTGACAGCTTCAAAGCTTGGCGTAGAAGTCCCATCATATAAGCTCACAAAATTGGAAAAAGAAGCAAGTGGATTTATTCCTGTTCCTTCTGAAAAGATAAAGGTTGGCGCTTTCCGCGTTGAAGGTGCGGTGAGGGGATTACCGAAAGATGTTCAGGAAAAATATCCGATTAAGAGCCTTGCAAGTACTACCGAACTTTGTGCACTTATTAATGGCAAAAACAGCGTTTTGGATATTAATAAGATGCTGAATACACAACACAAAAAAGAATCGGATCTGCAAAGTGTTTTAAATTATTGTGAGTTGTTGAAAAAAGCAGAACTTATTAAATAA
- a CDS encoding AMP-binding protein, which yields MRDKTLAKLFTTAFHENWEELAFSDFEGGDFIYKDIAGTIKSLHLFYQLTGLQRGDKIAVLGRNSSQWAATFLSALSAGLVIVPILPDFNKNDTNHIINHSESKLVIGASALLEKVDLELSEKLQAIIKLEDFSLYAAKDENIQYKLNDGFQYYKENQLSKAAFVFEEWEPEEMCIISYTSGTSGFTKGVMIPERSLLSNVIFAQEHMPLVPGNKIVSFLPMAHVYGLLFEFLFPVSKGCHITFLSKMPSPAVITKAFGEIKPHLILSVPLVIEKIYKKRILPAIEKPSVKFMLKVPIISTIILKKIRTTMIETFGGRFYEIVIGGAPLSADVEAFFKRINFPFTIGYGMTECGPLISYEAWDKTMPSSAGTLVDRMEVRIDSQDPYNVVGEIQVKGENVMLGYYKNEKETKAVLTEDGWLKTGDLGVIDQNNFIYIRGRSKNMLLGPSGQNIYPEEIEAKLCNQSYIAECVVVERDHKLVALVYPDFESMKTDNIDENELPAIMAENQKKANAELPRYEHVSRIELVDEEFEKTPKRNIKRYKYV from the coding sequence ATGCGTGATAAAACATTAGCAAAGCTATTTACTACGGCTTTTCATGAAAACTGGGAAGAACTAGCCTTTTCAGATTTTGAAGGTGGTGATTTTATTTACAAAGACATTGCCGGAACCATAAAATCGTTGCACCTGTTTTATCAACTTACCGGCTTGCAACGCGGCGACAAAATTGCAGTTTTGGGAAGAAACTCATCGCAGTGGGCAGCCACTTTTCTGTCGGCTCTTTCTGCCGGGCTGGTAATTGTTCCTATTCTGCCCGATTTTAATAAGAACGATACCAACCACATTATCAACCACTCCGAATCAAAACTGGTTATTGGTGCCAGTGCACTTTTGGAAAAGGTTGACCTCGAATTATCGGAAAAACTACAGGCAATAATTAAGCTCGAAGATTTTAGCTTATATGCCGCAAAAGATGAAAATATTCAATACAAACTCAACGATGGATTTCAATACTACAAGGAAAACCAATTAAGTAAAGCAGCTTTTGTTTTTGAAGAATGGGAACCCGAAGAGATGTGTATTATCTCGTATACATCGGGCACCTCGGGTTTTACAAAAGGAGTAATGATACCGGAACGAAGTCTGCTATCGAACGTAATTTTTGCACAGGAACACATGCCTCTGGTTCCCGGAAATAAAATAGTTTCGTTTTTGCCAATGGCACATGTTTACGGACTGCTTTTCGAGTTCTTATTCCCGGTTAGTAAAGGATGTCACATTACTTTCCTGAGCAAAATGCCTTCTCCGGCTGTTATTACAAAAGCTTTCGGAGAAATAAAACCACACCTTATCTTATCTGTGCCGCTGGTAATTGAGAAGATCTACAAAAAACGTATACTGCCGGCAATTGAAAAGCCTTCGGTTAAATTTATGCTGAAAGTACCGATCATTTCAACTATTATTCTGAAAAAGATCCGGACAACAATGATTGAAACATTTGGCGGACGTTTCTACGAAATTGTAATTGGCGGTGCACCATTAAGCGCCGACGTTGAGGCTTTTTTTAAACGCATTAATTTCCCGTTTACCATTGGCTACGGAATGACGGAATGCGGCCCACTGATTAGTTATGAAGCATGGGATAAAACAATGCCCTCTTCGGCCGGAACGCTTGTCGACCGTATGGAAGTTCGAATCGATTCGCAAGATCCCTATAATGTGGTTGGAGAGATTCAGGTAAAAGGCGAAAATGTAATGTTGGGTTATTACAAAAACGAAAAGGAAACCAAAGCGGTGCTTACCGAAGATGGCTGGCTAAAAACCGGCGATCTGGGTGTAATTGATCAGAACAACTTTATTTACATTCGCGGACGATCGAAAAACATGCTGCTTGGCCCATCGGGGCAGAATATTTACCCCGAAGAAATTGAAGCAAAACTTTGCAACCAAAGTTATATTGCCGAGTGTGTGGTTGTTGAGCGCGACCATAAACTGGTAGCACTGGTATACCCCGATTTTGAATCGATGAAAACGGACAACATTGACGAAAATGAGTTGCCGGCAATAATGGCCGAAAATCAAAAAAAGGCCAATGCCGAATTGCCGCGTTACGAGCATGTTAGCCGCATCGAGCTGGTTGACGAAGAGTTCGAAAAAACGCCAAAACGAAATATAAAACGCTACAAATACGTATAA
- a CDS encoding DUF5009 domain-containing protein — protein MNLKSSKLVSEDRLLSLDFFRGITMFLLIAEGTHLWSVLVQPPIEGTIFESFFVQFHHHPWNGLHFWDLIQPFFMFIVGVAMPFSYAKRKKRGDSEATITRHIIQRCIILLAFGVGLHCVYNRELVWELWNVLSQLSVTILIAYFLMRYKWSTQIIASIGLLLLTELLYRTFPLDGYNQPFVKDHNFGSWVDMLLMGKINNGGGWVAINCLPTAAHTIWGVVAGQLLRSGKSQSEKVKRLALGGLIILITGYLLDWTSVTPIIKRISTSSFVLATGGWALLVLAFSYWLIDIKKINRWIFPFVVVGTNSIFIYLFSNTVGGQWLNQFVAIFTQGFLDWFNTPGFLINLITALSVLVLEWLLCYYLFIKRIYFRI, from the coding sequence ATGAACTTAAAGTCAAGCAAACTCGTTTCTGAGGATCGGCTATTGTCGTTGGATTTTTTTCGCGGAATTACGATGTTTCTGTTAATAGCGGAAGGTACACATCTTTGGTCGGTATTAGTTCAGCCACCAATTGAAGGAACCATTTTCGAAAGTTTCTTTGTTCAGTTTCATCACCATCCCTGGAACGGATTACATTTTTGGGACCTCATTCAGCCATTCTTCATGTTTATTGTTGGTGTGGCAATGCCTTTTTCGTATGCAAAACGCAAAAAGCGAGGCGACTCAGAAGCTACAATCACCCGGCATATCATACAACGTTGTATTATTCTTTTGGCATTTGGTGTTGGATTGCACTGCGTCTACAACCGGGAATTGGTTTGGGAGCTTTGGAACGTTTTATCGCAACTTTCAGTAACCATTTTAATCGCTTACTTTTTAATGCGCTACAAGTGGTCAACTCAGATCATTGCTTCTATTGGGTTATTGCTATTAACAGAACTACTTTACCGTACATTTCCGCTTGATGGCTATAATCAGCCTTTTGTAAAAGACCATAATTTTGGTAGTTGGGTTGATATGCTATTAATGGGAAAAATTAACAACGGCGGTGGCTGGGTAGCCATCAACTGCCTTCCTACAGCAGCCCACACCATCTGGGGCGTTGTGGCCGGACAATTACTACGATCCGGAAAAAGCCAGTCTGAAAAAGTAAAGCGATTAGCACTGGGTGGATTGATCATTCTAATTACGGGATATTTACTCGACTGGACTTCGGTAACACCAATAATAAAACGTATTTCCACCTCGTCGTTTGTTTTGGCAACGGGTGGCTGGGCACTGCTGGTACTGGCTTTTAGCTACTGGCTCATCGACATAAAAAAAATCAACCGCTGGATTTTTCCTTTTGTGGTAGTTGGCACTAACTCCATTTTTATCTATCTTTTTTCGAATACAGTTGGAGGCCAGTGGCTAAACCAATTTGTAGCCATTTTTACCCAAGGTTTTTTGGACTGGTTTAATACTCCCGGGTTTTTAATAAACCTCATTACTGCTTTAAGTGTTCTCGTCCTGGAATGGCTGCTTTGCTATTACCTGTTTATTAAACGAATATATTTTAGAATTTAA